Genomic segment of Candoia aspera isolate rCanAsp1 chromosome 2, rCanAsp1.hap2, whole genome shotgun sequence:
TGTGACAACTTAAGAATGTTTTGCTATAGAGTTTGTCTTATTAGTCTTCCTATTGAAGTCAAGTTAGCCTATATAGTCTTCTCAGTTCAACAGTAGTTTTATCCAAAAGCAAATGAATTATGATACGAATTATGTATTTATAACTTGTTACTTCATTATATAGGCTGTATGGGAGACTTTTAATTAATGGCCAAGTAGCTTAACatatttgctttgtttcttttttagtgaCAAGCCAAACTGGCTTTTCAAAAGGAAGAAGCTTTATTGGTCATAAAACCAATTCAACAAATAATGAAGCGTACACCATAGATGACTTTGCTGTCAAAGTCCTTACAGGAAAACTGACCACAGTTTTCTTCCCTGTGATCTACGTTACAGTTTTCATCATTGGCTTGCCAAGCAATGCCATGGCTCTGTGGGTTTTCTTCTTCAGAACAAAGAAGAAGCACCCTGCAGTGATCTATATGGGTAACCTGGCTCTGGCAGATCTCCTCTTTGTAATCTGGTTCCCCCTGAAAATTGCATACCATATTAATGGCAACAACTGGATCTATGGGGAAACCTTATGCAAAATACTTGTTGGGTTCTTTTATGGAAACATGTACTGCTCCATTCTTTTTATGACATGCCTCAGCGTGCAAAGGTATTGGGTAATTGCAAACCCCATCCTGCACTCAAGAAAGAAGTCAGAAATTGCTGTGAAAGTTTCGATTGCAGTATGGATACTGATATTGCTTGGCACAATACCACTATATCTTGTTGACCAAACTGTTTATATTTCTCACCTTAACATCACCACTTGTCATGATGTCTTACCTCAGTCTGTGTTGGCCAGTGACATGTTTAACTACTTCCTTTCCCTGGCCATTGGGGTCTTCTTATTCCCAGCTGTTCTCACAACTGTGGCTTACATTCTCATGATAAAGACTCTTAGTGCTTCCATGACAGACATAACTattgggaagaaaaggagaagagccATCAAGCTCATCATTACAGTGCTTTCTATGTACTTGATCTGTTTCCTGCCTAGCAATATTCTGCTTGTGGTCCATTATGCCCAGATCAAAAGCAGTAGCCTCGGTAACATATATGCATTATATATCACAGCACTTTGCCTTTCTACTCTAAACAGCTGCATTGATCCATTTATCTACTACTTCATTTCAAAAGACTTTAGAGATAATTTGAAAAATGCCCTCCTCTGTCGAAGTGTGCGCACTACCAAGAGGATGCAAGTCTCCCTCTCTTCAAAGAGATACCCAAGAAAATCCCCCTCTTATTCCTCCAGTTCAAACACAACTAAGTCAACGTATTAAATGTGTGCATCTAAGACAGGAATGACTGGATTCCCATGGATGGAACATTAAACTGAAGTCCAGTAACATCTAAAACAAATGTTCACAGCTGGTAAACTTATTTTCTATACAGAATCATATGAACAAGCATGTTCTTTACAAAGGGAAAAACCAAAGTAGTACCCCTGATATGGATAATACTGTTATTTGAGTGTGGTTTTGAGACTGCTACAAGACAGGATTGTTTTTACAAGTGATTAGCAGATGTGCAAAGAATACTTCCATGTTTGGGTTGATCAATCAAGCATTTTGCACCCAGAAGCAAGTGGCAGTCCTAACTAATAGTTAACTGGTTTGAGCTTTTAGGCAAGTTCTGTTCTGCAAGAACAGAAGGGGAACTGTACAATGAATAATTGTATGTGTTTGCCAAATCTCTTTTCCTAATCCAGGATCCATGAAAGCCCTGGAATATGGTATTATTGATATCCCAGTGACTGTTCTTTGCACTAATATActtaatatctttattttaacTATGCTGTGAATATGCAATGTTTCCAGTAATGTAGCATGTAATTGTATGCTTACTtcaatattttaaatgcttttaaattaaataaaggaaTACTTTTATATACTTAAGTGAGTTTGTGGATTGATAACAGCAATATGACAATGGACTTTCACTTTACCAAACTTTGTTCTTCGTGTGAAACTTCCCTTTTCTTCTCACCAGGTCCaaatgaaataaagataaaagaaccCCATTTCCAAAGCAGTGAATGGATCAATAGGAGTATTAGCTGatttcattttctccctctgcaAGATGCCCAAGGCCACTAGTGTGTCTATCTGGGCTTCCTGCCCATCTAACTatactttattaaatttcttctGTCTTAAGCTGGCCTGCTCTAAGCCACCAGCATTTagcaccattttatatttttctttataatgGTCCCATAAGCTTTCTGAGAAAACTAAAATAGTGGTTGACTGGCTTCAACCTACTGCTTTGTTTGAAATGTAGTTACCCACCCAAAAAAACACAgaacacaaaaactacagagaggAAACATCTGGCTGGGGTtgagagtgttaatgttttctactgcagattaaggttactatggtaactaatcattttggccgggtgaagaggttgaattcaactgtccccttttcgaatgttaatttttgcatctggcgggaacaacttgcctggacttgtttttgtttctatttctcttctgtgtaggcatgtagagagtttgtagctgctctcactgagagcctgcaagaatgcagaagcttttaaatatgttttgctttctgtaaataagattatttttatagaaatgcctggtgtgtgacttttctgatctctcctgggccaaaggctttcccagcaatctgttAACAGAGAGAAACAACTTCcccaatttgatttctgtgaacTTTCTATTTTGTTAATAGGCATGCCCTCCTAGAGGAGATACTTCGTTGGAGCATTTCTAACATACTCTCAACATTTTAAATGCTTCCATCAATACCACAAAGGTTGCCTATCCTCCCCACCACTTTTCTGCTTTATAGTACCTTTGTAATAAAGGTGATCTAACTGCCTTTCTTTTAGACTGGTCATTCCAGCCTTTTAACTTAGATTGCAACTTGCCTGGTATCTTCATCTGTTGCTAATTCAAAAACAAGGGCTTTTTTTCCTATCTGACAATGTAGACTGCTCCTGAATTGAGCATGGCAAGATGCAAGGCTGTTTATGGGCTTTGCTTGCAGGTATCAAAACAGTGGTCGATGGACTTGTTTTCTCTAATTCTCTTCTGGGTAAAGGAGAGATTTTGAAGATCAAACCATGTCTCTATGTGATCTTACAACCATGTTTGAAAATAGCATTAGTAAATAAACTAACATAGGCAAGTCAATGTTCgtaaaactttaaaaagtcttAGCAGCAGCACCAGGTTGAACTTCTCATGACTCAAGGAAAACCCTTTTTCTAAGCTGACTAATATTAGTGCTTAAgaacttgctttctttttgtttgtttactaaaCTCTACATATCACCTTTTTCCTGTAAAGAAGGCAGCTTTCAACAAAGCAAGTTAAAGTAGTGttacaagttttttaaaaatggggatcTGGATATGGAAGTGCAAAACATTTTGACTGTTTTAGCTGTTCTGAGATCAAAACAACATGTTGGGAGTTTCAAATTTGGCATGTCATGCACACCCCTATGGAAGAGTCAGTAGTTAAAACAATACCAAAGATAATAAAATggcaaatcctaaaacaaaattAACTATTAACTTACATTCACAGGCAACATCACAAAAGCAATGGGAGGTCACATAGACTTGGGGATGGTTATCGTATCATTGGTGGACTTGCACAGagtatctcatttttaaaaattattttttagtcttcagatatttctctcCTGCAAAACAAAAATCTTGGCAGTTCTGTATTCAGTGTAGCTATGCTGATGTGATCATTACAATCCCTAATTTGCCATCAGAAGATTTCTTAAAATCACCAAAGAGTGTGCCTTAAAAACCTAATGTTTTTAATAAGCTCACAACTTCCTTTGTAAAAGTGATCTATGCCTTTTCTATTGCTTTGGCTGTGagttttctctttttaagtatctGCTGAGTAACTTTTCTATGACAGGGTCTCCTGCACCTTGTCAGGACACTACCAGACTATTTTACAGGAGCCTGCTGGCTGCATTTCTCTGTGATTCACTACTCCAGGAAGCTGCCTTCCAAATGAGTCATGCTCAGAAATATGAGTCATGCAGAAATACAGGAAAGAGTGGGTTTTGTGCATAATCCCTACTTTTTTCCATTCTAAAAGTAAAGCACCTAAATTGTCAGGAAAAAAAGTGTCTCCCACTTTAATTACTGGATAAAATCTGTGTTAAGAATGGAGAAACATTTTACTTAGAGAAATGTGTTCAAAACAAATGCAAATGTTGGTATTCAGCAGATGtcttggacttcaactgccattAACTTCCCAAAAGTCAGGTAGTCTGGGAAATTATGAGGCTTAAAGTCCAAAGAGAGAATATCAGATGGATATGGTTAGTTTGGAAACTCAGACTTGAAAAAATTTACTAAGAATATGAGAAGGAGGAGACAAAAGAAAGACTTGGTGACatggttcatacatcatgctaaaacatgatttactgaataagctACAATTTGCTGGGTTCCCTCTGTGCAGTCAAAGTGTTTACAAACACGAGCTGAGCTGGAAGCATTAATACTACTAGACAgaccttaaaatatttattattaaaatggcCCAAATTTCACAACCCAGCGAAGTTTTAGAAGATCTGTGTTTCTGCAGAATCGTGAGTTCTActgtttcattttaaattaaaaatcattgcGAAATATATTTTAACCTGGGGTACTGAGGAATGTATCTGGTATCTTTTACAGAACCCTGGTCAAGATTCCCACTGGTGATACACCCATCCATATCTATGCATACTCATTCCTGGGTGCTCAATCTCCAGTCCTTCCTCAAAGGGCTTCTCCCTTTCGCTTGTCCTCACCTTTTTTCACCTTCACCTTTGCGCCTCCAGATACCACTAAAAAGAGAGAGGTATGCTGCAGAGTGAAGTCATCCCAGCAACTGCATTTTGCCTGGGGATACACAGAGAAtgcaggaaggaggaagaagaggaagggtaGCCATTCTCAACCCATTGTAAACTGCCctacctttcctttgctttgtccTCACTGTTACATGTCACAAATATTGAGTGATCGTGAATCATGAATCAGAAAGCAAAGAGCATGGTGGTCTCTTCATTAAGAAAAAGGACAGAAGAAATGTGCCAGGATATTGGTTATCTTTAGTGCAGAGGTGCAGAAAGGGCAGGGGCTTGATGCAAAGCAGTTGGAGTTTCTTACTGCTTGCAATATGCTACCATTGGTCTGCAGTTTGCACTATCCTATAGATGGGGACATTCCTGTAATAGATGCAGGGAAATCCTTCTACTGTAGGGTAGGACTCCAGAACAGCAGAGGTCTctattgattaaaaaataaaaagtcctatGTGCCACTGAACGTGGAGGGAGGAGTGGTCTCCAGACTAGATCCACTGGGCTTGCACCTGGCAAGTCCAATTCTAATCATGTTTTTAAGAATAGTTATAGCATAACCCtttcagcttcagcaaaggatcgttaccctgtcgtggtgctggagcttgagcacctcaatgatgccatgagctaaactgtgaagggccacccaagatgggaaggtcatgacagagaggtcagactaaatgcaatccctggggaaggtaatggcaacccaccccagtattcttgccatgaaaactaaatggatcagtacaaccagagatatgtcggtataccatcggaagatgagacccccaggtcggaagatggtcaaaatgctactggggaggaacagaggatgagctcaactagccccagacgtgatgacgcagctagctcaaagccgaaaggacggctagcagccgacggtgctggtggtgaacggcgaatccgatgttctaaggatcaacacaccattggaacctggaatgtaagatctatgagccagggcaaattggatgtggttattggtgagatgtcaagattaaagatagacattttgggcatcagtgaactgaaatggactggaatgggccacttcacatcaaatgaccaccagatctactactgtggacaagaggaccacagaagaaatggagtagccttcataattaatagtaaagtggctaaagcagtgcttggatacaatccaaaaaacgacagaatgatctcaattcgaattcagggcaagccatctaacatcacagtgatccaaatatacgtcccaaccacaaatgctgaagaagctgaagtagagcagttctatgaggatctgcagcacctactggacaacacgcctaaaagagatgttattttcatcacgggagactggaatgctaaggtgggcagtcaaatgacacctggaattaaaggtaagtatggcctgggagaacaaaccgaagcaggacataggctgatagaactttgccaagataactcactctgcataacaaacactctcttccaacaacctaagagacgttatacatggacttcaccagatggttgttgttgttgtttattcgtttagtcgcttccgactcttcgtgacttcatggaccagcccacgccagagcttcctgtcggtcgtcaacacccccagctcccccagggacgagttcgtcacctttagaatatcatccatccatcttgcccttggtcggcccctcttccttttgccttccactctccctagcatcagcatcttctccagggtgtcctgtcttctcattatgtggccaaagtatttcagttttgcctttaatatcattccctcaagcgagcagtctggctttatttcctggaggatggactggttggatcttcttgcagtccaaggcactctcagaattttcctccaacaccacagttcaaaagcatcgatcttccttcgctcagccttctttatggtccagctctcgcagccatatgttactatggggaacaccattgctttaactatgcgggcctttgttgtcagtgtgatgtctctgctcttaactattttatcgagatttgtcattgctcttctcccaaggattaagcgtcttctgatttcctgactgcagacagcatctgcagtaatctttgcacctaaaaatacaaagtctttcactgcttctacattttctccctctatttgccagttatcaatcaagctggtagccataatcttggtttttttgaggtttagctgcaagccagcgtttgcactttcttctttcaccttcatcataaggctcctcagttcctcttcactttcagccatcaaagtggtatcatctgcgtatctgagattgttaatgtttcttccagagattttaactccagccttggattcctcaagcccagcttgtcgcatgatgtgttctgcatacaagttgaataggtagggtgagagtatacagccctgccgtactcctttcccaatcttaaaccagtccgttgttccgtggtctgttcttactgttgctacttggtcgttatacagattcttcaggaggcatacaagatgacttggtatccccataccactaagaacttgccacaatttgtaatggtccacacagtcaaaggcttcagaatagtcaataaaacagaaatagatgtttttctgaaactccctggctttttccattatccagcggatattggcaatttggtccctagttcctctgccttttctaaacccagcttgtacatctggcaattctcactccatgaactgctgaagtctaccttgcaggatcttgagca
This window contains:
- the F2RL1 gene encoding proteinase-activated receptor 2; translation: MGHLQQPWLGVLVLGGALAVASATVTSQTGFSKGRSFIGHKTNSTNNEAYTIDDFAVKVLTGKLTTVFFPVIYVTVFIIGLPSNAMALWVFFFRTKKKHPAVIYMGNLALADLLFVIWFPLKIAYHINGNNWIYGETLCKILVGFFYGNMYCSILFMTCLSVQRYWVIANPILHSRKKSEIAVKVSIAVWILILLGTIPLYLVDQTVYISHLNITTCHDVLPQSVLASDMFNYFLSLAIGVFLFPAVLTTVAYILMIKTLSASMTDITIGKKRRRAIKLIITVLSMYLICFLPSNILLVVHYAQIKSSSLGNIYALYITALCLSTLNSCIDPFIYYFISKDFRDNLKNALLCRSVRTTKRMQVSLSSKRYPRKSPSYSSSSNTTKSTY